In Eucalyptus grandis isolate ANBG69807.140 chromosome 4, ASM1654582v1, whole genome shotgun sequence, the following proteins share a genomic window:
- the LOC104442894 gene encoding ankyrin-1, which produces MHPEVYGAAKSGEFHSLMTINLENGEDLFHQTTPKGNNVLHVAAQFRRVNFIREFLQDLSRSSLLWQDNCKGDTPLHVATQLGSHEMVRVFINRAKAIHQPDAYKELLRIPNADEDTLLHSAIRGHCKGVVELLIEEDPQLCDVTNAADESPLYLAVHQRFPDVIEPILCASSSPSSHKGPRGLTALHAAVRFLLPGCKKILEKRPELIREKDNNRGWTPLHYVSHFGKVDAVQLLLQHDTSVAYELDKEGDSALHIAAFQVHINVIDKLVTSYPDAWDIINFKRQTALHAAVIGGKVKVVKEYKSTRIIAIDKRVDRFATNKNGLIALDIIYAQDKMTFSRHRAIRALKGPSGIPSIQQWAVKDIKKRLDKQFLEDQPAASTTTRSDSSLKRIIELELLMAAFIATATFAAAFTMPGGYSNDGPNQGMATLAGRVAFKTFVITNTMAFTFSTMALFLQYDSSVLSVRAKAGFTIRAAGCIYIAMLGMVLAFASGYIMNAHAAAIGEFGSDENRGNKVRQPAELSQN; this is translated from the exons ATGCATCCAGAAGTGTATGGGGCTGCAAAGTCGGGAGAATTTCATTCCCTGATGAcaataaatttggaaaatggaGAGGACCTTTTCCACCAAACAACGCCAAAGGGGAACAATGTTCTTCATGTTGCGGCACAATTCAGGCGGGTAAATTTCATCCGAGAGTTTCTTCAAGATCTATCAAGATCATCCCTTCTTTGGCAAGATAACTGCAAAGGAGACACTCCCTTACATGTTGCTACTCAACTAGGAAGCCATGAAATGGTTCGAGTTTTTATCAATCGAGCAAAAGCAATACATCAACCTGATGCATACAAAGAGCTACTTAGGATACCGAATGCAGATGAGGATACCTTGTTGCACTCTGCAATAAGAGGACATTGCAAGGGGGTGGTGGAATTGCTTATTGAAGAAGATCCTCAACTATGTGATGTTACTAATGCTGCTGATGAGTCCCCGCTTTATCTCGCAGTACATCAAAGATTTCCGGATGTCATTGAGCCGATTTTATGTGCATCCTCGTCACCATCCTCTCATAAGGGCCCAAGAGGACTGACAGCTCTGCATGCTGCAGTGCGTTTCTTACTACCAG GTTGCAAGAAAATCTTGGAGAAGAGACCAGAACTGATCAGAGAAAAGGACAATAATAGAGGGTGGACTCCTCTTCATTATGTCTCTCACTTTGGCAAAGTTGATGCAGTTCAACTGCTCTTGCAACATGATACTTCCGTTGCATATGAGTTAGACAAAGAGGGGGATTCAGCTCTTCACATTGCAGCGTTTCAAGTCCACATCAATGTCATTGACAAGCTTGTTACATCCTATCCTGATGCTTGGGACATAATAAACTTTAAAAGGCAAACAGCTCTTCATGCAGCTGTTATCGGAGGAAAGGTAAAGGTAGTCAA AGAATACAAAAGCACGCGGATAATTGCCATAGACAAGAGGGTGGACCGCTTTGCCACAAATAAAAATGGTTTGATCGCTCTTGACATTATATATGCTCAGGATAAG ATGACTTTCTCAAGACATCGAGCTATTCGTGCATTGAAAGGACCTAGTGGAATCCCGTCTATTCAACAGTGGGCTGTGAAAGATATTAAAAAGAGGCTAGACAAGCAATTTCTTGAGGATCAACCAGCTGCGTCTACAACCACAAGAAGCGATTCGTCATTGAAAAGAATTATTGAGCTTGAACTACTAATGGCAGCGTTCATAGCTACAGCGACCTTTGCCGCAGCCTTCACGATGCCAGGAGGTTATAGCAATGACGGACCCAACCAAGGAATGGCGACTCTTGCTGGCAGGGTAGCTTTCAAAACCTTTGTGATAACCAACACTATGGCGTTCACTTTCTCCACCATGGCATTGTTCTTACAATATGATAGTTCTGTGTTAAGCGTTCGTGCAAAGGCAGGTTTCACCATCAGAGCCGCGGGTTGCATTTACATTGCGATGTTGGGGATGGTGCTAGCTTTTGCGTCTG GATATATAATGAACGCACATGCTGCTGCTATTGGAGAATTTGGTTCTGATGAAAACAGAGGAAATAAAGTAAGGCAGCCTGCTGAGTTGAGTCAGAATTGA